Genomic window (Candidatus Aramenus sp. CH1):
GAGGTGTTGAGGGAAAGGGAAAGGCTTTTCTCGAAGATTCACCTAGGCTTCTTCATTTACAGAACTTTAGCATCTCACTTGGCTAAGTCCTTGTGGTCTCTTGGCGT
Coding sequences:
- a CDS encoding transposase; translation: EVLRERERLFSKIHLGFFIYRTLASHLAKSLWSLGVSTVYLGYPYFIPRTRVTSSLQIWSYRKLAL